One region of Juglans microcarpa x Juglans regia isolate MS1-56 chromosome 7S, Jm3101_v1.0, whole genome shotgun sequence genomic DNA includes:
- the LOC121241130 gene encoding protein PSK SIMULATOR 1 → MVAEPWFRSLWKTPRKHEAGPGKVLIGVLAFEVVSLMSKVIHLWQSLSDRQISRLREEITNSVGIKKLVSDNEDVIVALICAEMFENLGHVAKSVARLGAKCNDPSLKSFENAFSDSIKIGIDPYGWGFTWRKMENKVKKMERFIAANANLYQEMEILSDLELTLRRMKGNDEYDGVSLLEYQKKVSCKQQEVKNLQRISLWSRSYDYTVRLLAGSLMTISSRMKHVFGIQQMVDADIRDSREMNSDYMPRSHSVSALLQTSDYPSKNGLDKFASGPLGGFIAKSGPISRKSNPNNFYSGPIGGSTTKSGPISGKNKNFNFFSGSLSRVMTKSGPISGSEEIRQKKWQNHGQSPGINGKKPPLKPNRLTQVGPFKGCMLAGNNSPVANCYLSLEVVRSGNLNRAKDVNADLLAPGKNDHSNISIFKSRRKLLDAPPETLGGAALALHYANVIIVIEKLVASPHLIGLDARDDLYNMLPMSVRATLREKLKPFTKSLASSVYDTVLAGEWSEAMAGILEWLAPLAHNMIRWQSERSFEQQSLISRTNVVLVQTLYFANQEKTEATITELLVGLNYVWRFGRELNAKALMECAGSRINGEYLDVDK, encoded by the coding sequence ATGGTTGCAGAGCCGTGGTTTCGCAGTCTGTGGAAGACTCCACGAAAGCATGAGGCCGGTCCTGGGAAAGTGTTGATTGGGGTGTTAGCATTTGAAGTTGTAAGCTTGATGTCCAAGGTGATTCATCTATGGCAGTCTCTAAGTGACAGGCAAATTTCTAGGTTGAGAGAAGAGATCACGAATTCAGTTGGTATAAAGAAGCTTGTCTCAGATAATGAGGATGTCATTGTTGCTTTGATATGTGCTGAGATGTTTGAGAATTTGGGACATGTGGCAAAATCTGTGGCCAGGCTTGGGGCAAAGTGCAATGATCCTAGTTTGAAGAGTTTTGAGAATGCTTTTAGTGATTCAATCAAAATCGGTATTGACCCATATGGGTGGGGATTTACATGGAGAAAGATGGAAAATAAAGTCAAGAAGATGGAAAGATTCATTGCAGCCAATGCAAACTTGTATCAGGAGATGGAAATTCTTTCAGATCTAGAACTGACTCTGAGGAGAATGAAGGGTAATGATGAATATGATGGTGTAAGTTTGCTTGAATATCAAAAAAAGGTTTCGTGTAAGCAGCAGGAGGTGAAAAACCTCCAACGGATCTCACTGTGGAGCAGGTCTTATGATTACACAGTTCGTCTGTTGGCAGGATCTCTGATGACAATATCAAGTAGGATGAAACATGTCTTTGGAATTCAACAGATGGTAGATGCTGATATCAGAGATTCAAGAGAGATGAATTCTGATTATATGCCTCGCAGCCACTCAGTTTCTGCTTTGTTGCAAACTTCGGATTATCCATCCAAGAATGGTCTTGATAAATTTGCTTCAGGTCCCCTTGGGGGTTTTATTGCTAAATCAGGACCAATTTCGAGAAAAAGTAATCCTAATAATTTCTATTCAGGTCCTATTGGTGGCTCAACCACAAAATCAGGCCCTATTTCtggaaagaataaaaatttcaacttCTTTTCAGGCTCTCTTTCAAGGGTAATGACAAAATCTGGACCAATTTCTGGATCGGAGGAAATTAGGCAGAAGAAGTGGCAGAACCATGGCCAGTCACCTGGGATTAATGGGAAAAAGCCACCTTTGAAACCCAACCGACTTACCCAAGTTGGGCCTTTTAAAGGATGCATGCTGGCTGGAAATAATTCTCCTGTTGCCAATTGTTATTTAAGTCTGGAAGTTGTTCGTTCTGGGAATCTCAATCGAGCCAAAGATGTCAATGCGGACCTCCTTGCTCCTGGAAAAAATGATCATTCTAATATATCAATCTTCAAATCCAGGCGCAAGTTGTTGGATGCTCCACCTGAAACCCTTGGTGGTGCTGCTTTAGCGCTGCACTATGCAAATGTCATTATCGTAATCGAGAAACTTGTGGCGTCTCCTCACTTGATTGGTCTTGATGCAAGAGATGATTTATACAATATGTTACCCATGAGTGTGAGAGCCACGCTTCGGGAAAAGCTAAAACCATTCACCAAGAGCCTGGCTTCATCTGTTTATGATACAGTTCTTGCAGGAGAGTGGAGCGAGGCAATGGCAGGGATATTAGAATGGTTGGCACCACTTGCTCATAACATGATAAGATGGCAGTCTGAGAGGAGTTTTGAGCAGCAGAGCCTGATTTCCCGGACAAACGTTGTTTTGGTGCAAACCCTTTATTTTGCAAATCAAGAGAAGACAGAAGCAACAATCACTGAGCTTCTTGTTGGTCTGAATTACGTCTGGAGATTTGGTAGAGAACTCAATGCAAAAGCTTTAATGGAGTGTGCTGGCAGTAGAATAAATGGCGAATACTTGGATGTGGATAAGTGA
- the LOC121241586 gene encoding GABA transporter 1-like — MAALSPNSTVNATTVVKESEVLDPPKQLDAGALFVLKSRGSWLHCGYHLSTSIVAPSLLSLPYALALLGWVAGVLCLILLGLVTFYSYNLLSMVLDHHAQLGQRQLRFRDMARDILGPSWGKYVVGPLQIVICYAAVVAGALLGGQSLKFIYLLSVPNGTMKLYQFIIIFGVLLLILAQIPSFHSLRHINLVSLTLCLAYSAGVTVGSVYIGYSKNGDIRDYSVNGSAENRVFGAVNAVSIIATTYACGIIPEIQATIAPPVQGKMFKGLCVCYAVIASTFFSVAISGYWAFGNHALESSTVISNLMGKEKPLLPTWFLLIINVFTLLQIAAVTVVYLQPTNEVLEKKFADPTMDQFSIRNVVPRFILRSLSVIVATVFAAMLPFFGDIMAIMGAFGFIPLDFIFPMVVYNVTFKPSKRGLVVWGNTLIAVVSGVLSAIGAIASVRQTVLDANEYRLFANI; from the exons ATGGCAGCTTTGAGTCCAAACTCCACCGTTAATGCAACCACAGTAGTCAAGGAAAGTGAAGTTCTTGACCCTCCAAAACAGCTCGATGCTGGAGCTTTGTTCGTCCTCAAATCCAGAG GCTCATGGCTGCACTGTGGATACCATTTGTCCACATCCATTGTGGCTCCGTCGCTTCTGAGTCTTCCCTATGCGCTGGCCTTGTTAGGCTGGGTTGCAGGAGTTCTGTGCCTCATCCTTTTAGGTTTGGTGACTTTCTATTCCTATAATCTTCTATCTATGGTTTTGGATCATCATGCACAACTCGGTCAGCGCCAGCTTCGGTTTCGGGATATGGCAAGAGATATTCTAG GACCGAGTTGGGGCAAATATGTGGTAGGCCCACTTCAAATTGTGATCTGCTATGCCGCAGTTGTTGCTGGTGCTCTTCTAGGAGGACAAAGCCTCAAG TTCATTTACTTGCTCTCAGTTCCAAATGGGACAATGAAACTTTACcaatttatcatcatttttggAGTCTTGCTGCTGATCTTGGCCCAAATTCCATCCTTCCACTCCCTGAGGCATATCAATCTTGTCTCCCTTACCCTTTGTCTTGCTTACAGCGCTGGCGTTACAGTCGGTTCTGTATATATCG GATACTCCAAGAATGGTGATATCAGGGACTATTCTGTGAATGGCTCTGCAGAAAATCGTGTTTTTGGGGCAGTTAATGCTGTCTCAATTATTGCTACCACATATGCCTGTGGAATTATCCCTGAAATACAG GCAACTATAGCTCCTCCAGTGCAGGGCAAGATGTTCAAAGGTTTATGCGTTTGTTACGCTGTTATAGCCTCGACATTTTTTAGCGTTGCAATCTCTGGGTATTGGGCATTCGGTAATCATGCTCTGGAGAGTAGTACagttatttcaaatttaatgggCAAGGAAAAGCCTTTGCTGCCAACTTGGTTTCTCTTGATCATCAATGTTTTCACTCTTCTGCAAATAGCAGCCGTCACGGTG GTTTACTTGCAACCAACAAATGAAGTACTTGAGAAGAAGTTTGCAGACCCGACAATGGACCAATTCTCCATTCGTAACGTTGTACCAAGGTTTATTCTCCGGTCCTTATCAGTGATCGTAGCAACAGTTTTTGCGGCAATGCTGCCTTTCTTCGGAGACATCATGGCTATCATGGGGGCATTTGGATTCATTCCTCTGGATTTTATTTTCCCAATGGTTGTATACAACGTGACTTTCAAGCCCTCGAAGCGAGGCCTGGTGGTTTGGGGGAACACATTGATAGCAGTAGTTTCAGGAGTGTTATCTGCAATAGGTGCAATAGCATCAGTTCGACAAACAGTTCTTGATGCCAATGAATATCGTTTGTTTGCTAACATATGA